A region of Jannaschia sp. W003 DNA encodes the following proteins:
- a CDS encoding glutathione S-transferase family protein: protein MTDLSAFPITRRWPPRRADAVQLYGFPTPNGRKVAIMLEETGLPYDAHRVTLDPADVKSEAFTSLNPNGRIPAILDPTGPDGRPVALFESGAILLYLGEKAGRFLGRDAAERAHVTAWLMWQMGGLGPATGRLGWLVRGAGRAVADPRPRRHAADEVRRLLGVLDGALEGRAWIAGDYSVADMAIAPWLDGLEMYGAREIAGWDGFANLAPYLHRFRARPAVARGWDVPPRAG from the coding sequence ATGACCGACCTCTCAGCCTTTCCGATCACCCGCCGCTGGCCGCCCCGGCGCGCGGACGCGGTCCAGCTCTACGGCTTCCCCACGCCGAACGGGCGCAAGGTGGCGATCATGCTCGAGGAGACGGGCCTCCCCTACGACGCCCACCGCGTCACGCTGGACCCGGCGGACGTGAAGTCGGAGGCCTTCACGTCGCTGAACCCCAACGGGCGGATCCCCGCGATCCTCGACCCCACGGGCCCGGACGGACGGCCCGTGGCGCTGTTCGAGAGCGGCGCGATCCTGCTCTACCTCGGCGAGAAGGCGGGCCGGTTCCTCGGCCGCGACGCCGCGGAGCGGGCGCACGTCACCGCCTGGCTGATGTGGCAGATGGGGGGCCTCGGACCGGCCACGGGGCGGCTGGGCTGGCTGGTCCGCGGCGCGGGCCGCGCGGTCGCGGACCCGCGGCCCCGCCGGCACGCGGCGGACGAGGTGCGGCGGCTCCTGGGGGTGCTCGACGGCGCGCTGGAGGGGCGGGCGTGGATCGCCGGCGACTACTCGGTGGCGGACATGGCGATCGCGCCGTGGCTGGACGGGCTGGAGATGTACGGCGCGCGCGAGATCGCGGGCTGGGACGGGTTCGCGAACCTCGCCCCCTACCTCCACCGCTTCCGCGCCCGCCCGGCCGTGGCGCGCGGATGGGACGTGCCCCCGCGCGCGGGCTGA
- a CDS encoding YtoQ family protein — translation MHLTVYLAGEIHSGWRAEIERACEGLPVRFTMPVTDHAASDDCGVAILGEEERQVWHDRLGAGINGIRTRKAIAEADVVVVRFGEKYRQWNAAFDAGQAAALGKSLVVQHPPEHGHALKEVCAAAAAVCETPAQVAAVLRYVLTGALPD, via the coding sequence ATGCACCTGACCGTCTACCTCGCCGGCGAGATCCACTCGGGCTGGCGCGCCGAGATCGAGCGGGCCTGCGAGGGGCTGCCCGTGCGCTTCACCATGCCGGTCACCGACCACGCCGCCTCGGACGACTGCGGCGTCGCCATCCTCGGCGAGGAGGAGCGGCAGGTCTGGCACGACCGGCTGGGCGCCGGGATCAACGGCATCCGCACGCGCAAGGCCATCGCCGAGGCCGACGTGGTGGTGGTGCGCTTCGGCGAGAAGTACCGCCAGTGGAACGCCGCCTTCGACGCGGGGCAGGCGGCGGCGCTGGGCAAGTCGCTCGTCGTGCAGCACCCGCCCGAGCACGGGCACGCGCTCAAGGAGGTCTGCGCGGCGGCGGCCGCCGTGTGCGAGACGCCCGCGCAGGTGGCAGCGGTGCTGCGCTACGTCCTGACGGGCGCGCTGCCGGACTGA
- the pnp gene encoding polyribonucleotide nucleotidyltransferase: MFDIVKKDMEWGHDTLTLETGKIARQADGCVIATYGETSVMAAVTYAKAPKPGQDFFPLTVHYNEKYYAAGKVPGGFFKREARPTEKETLTSRLIDRPLRPLFVPGFKNEVLVICTVLSHDLENDPDIVAMIAASAALTISGAPFRGPIAGARVGFVDGEYVLNPAVDDMQGLRMDPEQRLDLVVAGTKDAVMMVESEAYELSEAEMLGAVKFGHEQMQPVIDLIVALAEDAAKEPFDFQAPDYSDLFEAVKAAGEQRMRDAYAITDKQERTSAVSAAKDAIREALTDEQREDANLGSALKKLESTVLRGDVVRNGKRIDGRALDTVRAIDAEVGLLPRTHGSALFTRGETQGLVVTTLGTGDDEQIIDALHGNFRSNFLLHYNFPPYSVGEVGRFGPPGRREIGHGKLAWRALQAVLPAPTDFPYTIRLVSEITESNGSSSMATVCGASLSMMDAGVPLKAPVAGVAMGLVLEDDGAYAVLTDILGDEDHLGDMDFKVAGSEAGITSLQMDIKVAGITPEIMETALEQAKRGRMHILEEMGKALTEGRREFSEHAPRIETMQIPTDKIREVIGSGGKVIREIVEVSGAKVDINDDGVIKIASANGEAIKKAYEMIHSIVAEPEEGKVYRGKVVKIVDFGAFVNFFGKRDGLVHVSQIENRRLNHPSDVLKEGQEVWVKLLGFDDRGKVRLAMKMVNQETGEEEAKADAE, encoded by the coding sequence ATGTTCGACATCGTGAAGAAAGATATGGAGTGGGGGCACGACACCCTCACCCTCGAGACCGGCAAGATCGCCCGCCAGGCCGACGGCTGCGTGATCGCGACCTACGGCGAGACCTCCGTCATGGCCGCCGTGACCTACGCCAAGGCGCCGAAGCCGGGCCAGGACTTCTTCCCCCTGACGGTTCACTACAACGAGAAGTACTACGCCGCCGGCAAGGTCCCGGGCGGGTTCTTCAAGCGCGAGGCGCGGCCCACCGAGAAGGAGACGCTCACCAGCCGTCTCATCGACCGGCCCCTGCGCCCGCTGTTCGTGCCGGGCTTCAAGAACGAAGTCCTCGTGATCTGCACCGTGCTCAGCCACGACCTCGAGAACGACCCCGACATCGTTGCCATGATCGCCGCCTCGGCCGCGCTCACCATTTCGGGCGCGCCCTTCCGCGGCCCGATCGCCGGCGCCCGCGTGGGCTTCGTGGACGGCGAGTACGTGCTGAACCCGGCCGTCGATGACATGCAGGGGCTCCGCATGGACCCCGAGCAGCGCCTCGATCTGGTCGTCGCCGGCACCAAGGACGCCGTGATGATGGTGGAATCGGAGGCCTACGAGCTGTCCGAGGCCGAGATGCTGGGCGCCGTGAAGTTCGGCCACGAGCAGATGCAGCCCGTGATCGACCTGATCGTCGCGCTGGCCGAGGACGCTGCCAAGGAGCCGTTCGACTTCCAGGCGCCCGACTACTCGGATCTGTTCGAGGCCGTGAAGGCCGCCGGCGAGCAGCGCATGCGCGACGCCTACGCCATCACCGACAAGCAGGAGCGCACCTCGGCCGTCTCGGCCGCCAAGGACGCGATCCGCGAGGCGCTGACGGACGAGCAGCGCGAGGACGCAAACCTCGGCTCCGCGCTCAAGAAGCTGGAATCCACCGTCCTGCGCGGCGACGTGGTGCGCAACGGCAAGCGCATCGACGGGCGCGCCCTCGACACCGTGCGCGCCATCGACGCCGAGGTCGGGCTGCTGCCGCGCACCCACGGCTCGGCGCTGTTCACGCGCGGCGAGACGCAAGGACTCGTGGTGACCACGCTGGGCACGGGCGACGACGAGCAGATCATCGACGCGCTGCACGGCAACTTCCGCTCGAACTTCCTGCTGCACTACAACTTCCCCCCCTACTCGGTGGGCGAGGTGGGCCGCTTCGGGCCTCCGGGCCGCCGCGAGATCGGCCACGGCAAGCTTGCCTGGCGCGCGCTGCAGGCGGTGCTGCCGGCGCCGACCGACTTCCCCTACACGATCCGCCTCGTCTCGGAGATCACCGAGTCGAACGGCTCCAGCTCCATGGCCACCGTCTGCGGCGCCTCGCTGTCGATGATGGACGCGGGCGTGCCGCTGAAGGCCCCCGTGGCCGGCGTGGCGATGGGCCTCGTGCTCGAGGACGACGGCGCCTACGCGGTGCTGACCGACATCCTGGGCGACGAGGACCACCTCGGCGACATGGACTTCAAGGTCGCCGGCTCCGAGGCGGGCATCACCTCGCTCCAGATGGACATCAAGGTCGCGGGCATCACGCCCGAGATCATGGAGACCGCCCTCGAGCAGGCCAAGCGGGGCCGGATGCACATCCTCGAGGAGATGGGCAAGGCGCTGACCGAAGGGCGCCGCGAGTTCTCGGAGCACGCGCCGCGCATCGAGACCATGCAGATCCCCACCGACAAGATCCGCGAAGTGATCGGCTCGGGCGGCAAGGTCATCCGCGAGATCGTCGAGGTCTCGGGCGCCAAGGTGGACATCAACGACGACGGCGTGATCAAGATCGCGTCCGCCAACGGCGAGGCCATCAAGAAGGCCTACGAGATGATCCACTCGATCGTGGCCGAGCCCGAGGAGGGCAAGGTCTACCGCGGCAAGGTCGTGAAGATCGTCGACTTCGGCGCCTTCGTGAACTTCTTCGGCAAGCGCGACGGGCTGGTGCACGTCTCCCAGATCGAGAACCGCCGCCTGAACCACCCCTCGGACGTCCTCAAGGAGGGCCAGGAGGTCTGGGTCAAGCTCCTGGGCTTCGACGACCGCGGCAAGGTCCGGCTGGCCATGAAGATGGTCAACCAGGAGACCGGCGAGGAAGAGGCCAAGGCCGACGCCGAGTGA
- a CDS encoding extracellular solute-binding protein has product MSRPALRLAAAALAVLAPAAALADTAADRRGDTAFHDPAIAHAPADGVVRLYGAGGPHTAFQKVADVWEERTGTEVEVVAGPESDWTADAQRGADILWGTSEQSMTAFLLTYTAFDPASVEPIFLRPAVIAVAAGNPRGIEGFDDLLAEDVRIVVTEGAGVYNTSGTGVWEDVAGRLGRLEDVARFRGNIVAYALGSGASYAQFAERDADAWITWPNWPITKDDLDMVELAPERTIWRDVNVAVSPDADPEARAFLDFLVGEEGQALMRTEGWVR; this is encoded by the coding sequence ATGTCCCGCCCCGCGCTCCGCCTCGCCGCGGCCGCCCTCGCCGTGCTCGCCCCCGCCGCCGCCCTCGCCGACACCGCCGCCGACCGGCGCGGCGACACCGCCTTCCACGACCCCGCCATCGCGCACGCCCCCGCCGACGGAGTCGTGCGGCTCTACGGCGCGGGCGGGCCGCACACCGCGTTCCAGAAGGTGGCCGACGTCTGGGAAGAACGCACCGGCACCGAGGTCGAGGTCGTCGCCGGCCCCGAGAGCGACTGGACCGCCGACGCGCAGCGCGGCGCGGACATCCTGTGGGGCACCTCCGAGCAGTCCATGACCGCGTTCCTCCTGACCTACACCGCGTTCGACCCCGCGAGCGTCGAGCCGATCTTCCTGCGCCCCGCGGTGATCGCCGTAGCCGCGGGCAACCCACGCGGGATCGAGGGCTTCGACGACCTGCTCGCCGAGGACGTCCGCATCGTCGTCACCGAGGGCGCTGGCGTCTACAACACCTCGGGCACGGGCGTGTGGGAGGACGTGGCCGGGCGGCTCGGGCGGCTGGAGGACGTGGCGCGCTTCCGAGGCAACATCGTCGCCTACGCGCTCGGCTCGGGCGCGAGCTACGCGCAGTTCGCGGAGCGGGATGCGGATGCGTGGATCACCTGGCCCAACTGGCCGATCACCAAGGACGACCTGGACATGGTCGAGCTCGCGCCCGAGCGCACGATCTGGCGCGACGTGAACGTGGCCGTCTCGCCCGACGCGGACCCCGAGGCCCGCGCGTTCCTCGACTTCCTCGTGGGCGAGGAGGGGCAGGCGCTCATGCGGACCGAGGGCTGGGTCCGCTAG
- a CDS encoding sterol desaturase family protein produces the protein MIPTLRVLVHMGSLRRLAPFWALAVVLAVLFPSPWLLAAALYGAVLQFFVEYAMHRFLLHRAPPREQGAFTALWRSHIGHHEFPADPEFFTGDDHWYPVRFGLLSVLLHVLVLWPLVGLGPAALLSWVALFGGSATAFAFYEYCHTLAHLRVPKGWFGQKVTRSHLTHHFQDHRATFHVSFGMGWIDRLMGTPHDAAAARARFDPRTMLSLGMDPEDLRLVTARKAHGIDTPPRARGTSGPSPRSA, from the coding sequence ATGATCCCGACGCTCCGCGTGCTCGTGCACATGGGCAGCCTGCGGCGGCTCGCGCCGTTCTGGGCGCTCGCCGTCGTGCTGGCCGTGCTGTTTCCGTCGCCGTGGCTGCTCGCCGCCGCGCTCTACGGGGCGGTGCTGCAGTTCTTCGTGGAGTACGCGATGCACCGGTTCCTGCTGCACCGTGCGCCGCCCCGCGAGCAGGGGGCGTTCACGGCGCTGTGGCGCTCCCACATCGGCCACCACGAGTTTCCCGCCGACCCGGAGTTCTTCACCGGCGACGACCACTGGTACCCGGTGCGCTTCGGGCTCCTCTCGGTGTTGCTGCACGTCCTCGTGCTGTGGCCGCTCGTCGGCCTCGGGCCGGCGGCGCTCCTGTCGTGGGTGGCGCTGTTCGGCGGCTCGGCCACGGCCTTCGCGTTCTACGAGTACTGCCACACGCTGGCGCACCTGCGGGTGCCCAAGGGGTGGTTCGGGCAGAAGGTCACGCGCAGCCACCTCACCCACCACTTCCAGGACCACCGCGCCACGTTCCACGTCAGCTTCGGCATGGGCTGGATCGACCGGCTGATGGGCACGCCCCACGATGCGGCGGCGGCGCGGGCCCGCTTCGACCCGCGCACGATGCTGTCGCTGGGCATGGACCCCGAGGACCTGCGGCTGGTGACGGCGCGCAAGGCCCACGGCATCGACACGCCGCCGCGGGCGCGGGGGACTAGCGGACCCAGCCCTCGGTCCGCATGA
- the rpsO gene encoding 30S ribosomal protein S15, whose translation MSITVEEKQKLIKEFGTKEGDTGSPEVQVAILTSRINTLTEHFKSHKKDNHSRRGLLMMVAQRRKLLDYTRGKDEARYRSLIERLGIRR comes from the coding sequence ATGTCGATCACCGTCGAAGAGAAGCAGAAGCTCATCAAGGAATTCGGGACGAAGGAGGGCGACACCGGCTCTCCGGAAGTGCAGGTCGCGATCCTGACCAGCCGGATCAACACGCTGACCGAGCACTTCAAGTCCCACAAGAAGGACAACCACTCGCGCCGTGGTCTCCTGATGATGGTGGCCCAGCGCCGCAAGCTGCTGGACTACACCCGCGGCAAGGACGAGGCCCGCTACCGCTCGCTGATCGAGCGCCTCGGCATCCGCCGCTGA
- a CDS encoding calcium-binding protein, with protein sequence MFTITALLGALLGGLMLLDVPPADDPEDAPPEPDGGDRGGGDLLDTATPDDDAPDPSGTPPRPPVDDAALVLRGAATEAAPPSAAAPPPEEDEESGDPGPDGVDVVPGDHLTDGRGGSLLGDLGLRSDPLLGTAGDDTLGGSGAGDLIMGNEGDDALAGGAGCDHLDGGHGADRLRGGAEGDALMGGGGADTLHGDGGDDLLAGEDGDDFLLGGDGADRLFGGAGSDTLEGGAGADLLDGTHHDGGPADGADLLRGGAGDDTLAMGAGDEGWGGAGADLAIFAGPGLGALAPEPGAPLPRLMDFDPEGDRIELIAGEEGGTLGTRPENGGLTLLLDGTVVAWIAGVDAIDPALIRVVAE encoded by the coding sequence ATGTTCACGATCACCGCGCTGCTCGGCGCCCTTCTGGGCGGGCTGATGCTGCTCGACGTCCCCCCCGCCGATGACCCCGAGGACGCCCCGCCCGAACCGGACGGCGGCGACCGGGGCGGCGGCGACCTGCTCGACACGGCCACCCCCGACGACGACGCCCCCGATCCCTCCGGCACCCCGCCGCGCCCGCCCGTCGACGACGCCGCGCTGGTGCTGCGCGGCGCCGCCACCGAAGCCGCCCCCCCGTCCGCCGCCGCGCCGCCGCCCGAGGAGGACGAGGAGAGCGGGGACCCGGGGCCCGACGGGGTCGACGTGGTGCCGGGCGATCACCTCACCGACGGTCGCGGCGGCTCGCTGCTCGGCGACCTCGGCCTGCGCTCCGACCCGCTGCTCGGCACCGCGGGCGACGACACGCTCGGCGGCTCCGGGGCGGGTGACCTCATCATGGGCAACGAGGGCGACGACGCGCTCGCCGGCGGCGCCGGGTGCGACCACCTCGACGGCGGCCACGGCGCGGACCGCCTCCGCGGCGGCGCGGAGGGCGACGCGCTGATGGGCGGCGGCGGGGCCGACACGCTCCACGGCGACGGGGGCGACGACCTCCTGGCGGGCGAGGACGGCGACGACTTCCTCCTGGGCGGTGACGGCGCGGACCGGCTGTTCGGCGGCGCGGGCAGCGACACGCTCGAGGGCGGCGCGGGCGCGGACCTGCTCGACGGCACGCACCACGACGGCGGCCCCGCCGACGGCGCCGACCTCCTGCGCGGCGGCGCGGGCGACGACACGCTCGCCATGGGGGCGGGCGACGAGGGCTGGGGCGGCGCGGGCGCGGACCTCGCGATCTTCGCCGGCCCGGGCCTCGGCGCGCTCGCGCCCGAGCCCGGCGCCCCCCTGCCCCGCCTCATGGACTTCGACCCCGAGGGCGACCGCATCGAGCTGATCGCGGGCGAGGAAGGCGGCACGCTCGGCACCCGCCCCGAGAACGGCGGCCTGACCCTCCTGCTCGACGGCACCGTGGTCGCCTGGATCGCCGGCGTGGACGCGATCGACCCCGCGCTGATCCGCGTGGTCGCGGAGTAG
- a CDS encoding RsmB/NOP family class I SAM-dependent RNA methyltransferase: protein MGGGGSLAPRREALRLLARVTREGRMLSDAAGEGDGAVQARALRLAGLALRHMGRADALIAGAMERRPAVRVQDILRLALSEMFEDGAAPHGVVNDAVTLARMSQKTARQAGLVNAVLRGAGRDAWDATPAPRLPQWLRAPVGKAWGQERLRTIEAAHLAGAPLDITAKDPEAWEGPLAAVRLPTGSLRRAGGQVTALPGYDEGAWWVQDAAAAVPARLLGDVAGQRVADLCAAPGGKTMQLAAAGAKVTALDLSDARLARVRQNLARTGLAAEIVAADLLDWAPDAPFDAALLDAPCSATGTIRRHPDLVHLGASRDLEALTKLQYRMLDAALALVRPGGALVFCTCSLLPVEGEHQVRAALKRHPGLVAEPLDPADWGLPDEARSEWGLRLLPDLWPERGGMDGFFMARLRLPA, encoded by the coding sequence ATGGGGGGTGGCGGAAGCCTCGCGCCGCGGCGCGAGGCGCTGCGCCTCCTGGCGCGGGTGACGCGCGAGGGGCGGATGCTCTCGGACGCGGCCGGCGAGGGCGACGGCGCCGTGCAGGCGCGCGCGCTGCGGCTGGCCGGGCTGGCGCTGCGGCACATGGGGCGGGCCGACGCCCTGATCGCCGGCGCCATGGAGCGGCGCCCGGCGGTGCGGGTGCAGGACATCCTGCGGCTGGCGCTCTCGGAGATGTTCGAGGACGGCGCGGCCCCCCACGGAGTGGTCAACGACGCGGTGACGCTGGCGCGCATGTCGCAGAAGACCGCCCGCCAGGCGGGGCTGGTGAACGCGGTGCTGCGCGGGGCCGGGCGCGATGCGTGGGACGCGACGCCCGCCCCGCGCCTGCCCCAGTGGCTGCGCGCGCCGGTGGGCAAGGCCTGGGGGCAGGAGCGGCTGCGCACCATCGAGGCGGCGCATCTGGCGGGCGCTCCCCTGGACATCACCGCGAAGGACCCCGAGGCGTGGGAAGGGCCGCTGGCCGCGGTGCGCCTGCCCACGGGCAGCCTGCGCCGCGCGGGCGGCCAGGTGACCGCGCTGCCGGGCTACGACGAGGGCGCGTGGTGGGTGCAGGACGCCGCCGCCGCCGTTCCCGCACGCCTGCTGGGCGATGTGGCGGGGCAGCGGGTCGCCGACCTCTGCGCCGCGCCGGGGGGCAAGACGATGCAGCTCGCGGCGGCGGGGGCAAAGGTCACGGCGCTCGATCTCAGCGATGCGCGGCTGGCGCGGGTGCGCCAGAACCTCGCCCGCACGGGGCTGGCGGCGGAGATCGTGGCCGCCGACCTGCTGGACTGGGCGCCGGACGCGCCGTTCGACGCGGCGCTGCTGGACGCCCCCTGTTCCGCCACGGGCACGATCCGGCGCCACCCCGACCTCGTGCACCTGGGCGCGAGCCGCGACCTCGAGGCGCTGACGAAGCTGCAGTACCGGATGCTCGATGCCGCCCTCGCCCTGGTGCGGCCCGGCGGCGCGCTGGTGTTCTGCACCTGCTCGCTGCTGCCCGTGGAGGGCGAGCATCAGGTGCGCGCGGCCCTGAAGCGCCATCCGGGGCTGGTGGCCGAGCCGCTGGACCCTGCCGACTGGGGCCTGCCCGACGAGGCGCGCTCGGAGTGGGGCCTGCGGCTCCTGCCCGACCTCTGGCCCGAGCGGGGCGGCATGGACGGGTTCTTCATGGCCCGCCTGCGCCTGCCGGCCTGA
- a CDS encoding DUF1674 domain-containing protein, with amino-acid sequence MAQRMTVDPSDLPLRDGDDGPACPTSSRDRAAPAPAPLDPAAEAARRAALPEPARRALEEAEARRAETLALPPELGGRDGPEPVRYGDWELKGLAIDF; translated from the coding sequence ATGGCCCAGCGCATGACCGTCGATCCCTCGGACCTGCCCCTGCGCGACGGCGACGACGGCCCCGCCTGCCCCACCTCGTCGCGCGACCGCGCGGCGCCCGCGCCCGCGCCGCTGGACCCGGCCGCCGAGGCCGCCCGCCGCGCCGCCCTCCCCGAGCCCGCCCGCCGCGCCCTCGAAGAGGCCGAGGCCCGCCGCGCCGAGACGCTCGCTCTGCCCCCCGAGCTGGGCGGCCGCGACGGCCCCGAGCCGGTGCGCTACGGCGACTGGGAGCTGAAGGGGCTGGCGATCGACTTCTAG
- a CDS encoding alpha/beta fold hydrolase: protein MRDAPMADVIEAGAGPRVVLVHSSGAGARQWRGTMERLAERFHLLAPNLHGYGATPPWPEGRPQTLADQAALVAPLLRGGGPVSLVGHSFGASVAMRVAAEHPDRVRRLVLLEPNPFWLLRLHGRAEAFAEVERLRDLLCGAADDAAWEAAGARFADYWNGAGTWAAMPEARRARFLHALRPNRHEWAAVMDEAGTVDAWAARLPRATTVIAAADTVRPIAGIVALLRNASPGWRFETLPEGGHMAPLSRPDLVEPLMEAALH from the coding sequence ATGCGCGACGCCCCGATGGCCGACGTGATCGAGGCCGGCGCCGGCCCCCGCGTCGTCCTCGTCCACTCCAGCGGCGCGGGCGCACGGCAGTGGCGCGGGACGATGGAGCGTCTCGCTGAACGCTTCCACCTCCTCGCCCCGAACCTCCACGGCTACGGCGCCACGCCGCCCTGGCCGGAGGGCCGGCCCCAGACGCTGGCGGATCAGGCGGCGCTCGTCGCGCCGCTCCTGCGCGGGGGCGGGCCGGTCTCGCTCGTGGGCCACTCCTTCGGCGCCAGCGTCGCCATGAGGGTCGCGGCCGAGCACCCGGACCGGGTGCGCCGCCTCGTCCTGCTGGAGCCGAACCCCTTCTGGCTCCTCCGCCTCCATGGGCGCGCGGAGGCCTTCGCCGAGGTGGAGCGCCTGCGCGACCTGCTGTGCGGGGCGGCGGACGACGCGGCGTGGGAGGCGGCCGGGGCGCGCTTCGCCGACTACTGGAACGGCGCGGGCACGTGGGCCGCGATGCCCGAGGCGCGCCGCGCGCGCTTCCTCCATGCGCTCCGCCCGAACCGCCACGAATGGGCCGCCGTGATGGACGAGGCCGGCACCGTGGACGCTTGGGCCGCCCGCCTGCCCCGCGCCACCACGGTGATCGCCGCCGCCGACACGGTCCGGCCCATCGCCGGGATCGTGGCCCTGTTGCGCAATGCCTCCCCCGGCTGGCGCTTCGAGACCCTGCCCGAGGGCGGCCACATGGCCCCGCTCTCGCGTCCCGATCTGGTGGAGCCTCTCATGGAGGCGGCGCTGCACTAG
- the dapB gene encoding 4-hydroxy-tetrahydrodipicolinate reductase, translated as MSVGIVVAGGSGRMGRMLCEVVAGSDGAHLAGVTERAGHPWAGRDLGEALGGAATGVPVTDDPIEVVRHAQAVIDFTAPAATVAMSELCAQARAVHVVGTTGLSEDDIAALERAARHAPVVRAGNMSLGVNLLTQVVRQVAAALGEDYDVEIVETHHRHKVDAPSGTALMLGEAAAGGRGVALADVADRGRDGMTGARRRGAIGFHAIRGGDVVGDHEVIFAADGERIVLGHKASDRSVFARGALRAALWGQGQKPGSYDMLDVLGLR; from the coding sequence ATGAGCGTGGGCATCGTGGTGGCGGGCGGCTCGGGCCGCATGGGGCGGATGCTGTGCGAGGTGGTCGCCGGCAGTGATGGGGCGCATCTGGCCGGCGTCACCGAGCGCGCGGGCCACCCCTGGGCGGGGCGCGACCTCGGCGAGGCGCTGGGCGGCGCGGCCACCGGCGTGCCGGTCACGGACGACCCCATCGAGGTGGTGCGCCACGCCCAAGCGGTGATCGACTTCACGGCGCCGGCGGCCACCGTGGCCATGTCGGAGCTGTGCGCGCAGGCCCGCGCCGTGCACGTCGTCGGCACGACCGGATTGTCCGAGGACGACATCGCGGCCCTGGAGCGCGCCGCCCGCCACGCGCCCGTGGTGCGGGCCGGGAACATGAGCCTCGGGGTGAACCTGCTGACGCAGGTGGTGCGGCAGGTCGCGGCCGCGCTGGGCGAGGACTACGACGTGGAGATCGTCGAGACCCACCACCGCCACAAGGTCGACGCGCCCTCGGGGACCGCGCTGATGCTGGGCGAGGCCGCAGCTGGGGGGCGCGGCGTGGCGCTCGCCGACGTGGCCGACCGGGGCCGCGACGGCATGACCGGCGCGCGGCGGCGCGGCGCGATCGGCTTCCACGCGATCCGGGGCGGCGACGTGGTGGGCGACCACGAGGTGATCTTCGCCGCCGACGGCGAGCGCATCGTGCTGGGCCACAAGGCGTCGGACCGGTCCGTGTTCGCGCGGGGCGCGCTGCGGGCCGCGCTCTGGGGGCAGGGGCAGAAGCCGGGGAGCTACGACATGCTGGACGTTCTGGGGCTGCGGTAA
- the rbfA gene encoding 30S ribosome-binding factor RbfA, whose amino-acid sequence MARSRFQGSGPSQRQLRVGELIRRTLSEVLQGGHVHDPELNAMSITVGEVTCSPDLKVATAWVLPLGGKDREAAIAALARNRGELRRLIGRELTLKYAPDLRFRIDETFDRMDAARDLFGSETVRRDVEAEDEGEDGGEAR is encoded by the coding sequence ATGGCCCGCTCCCGCTTCCAAGGCTCCGGCCCCTCGCAGCGCCAGCTCCGCGTGGGCGAGCTGATCCGCCGCACCCTCTCCGAGGTGCTGCAGGGCGGGCACGTGCACGACCCCGAGCTGAACGCCATGAGCATCACCGTGGGCGAGGTGACCTGCTCGCCCGACCTCAAGGTCGCCACCGCCTGGGTGCTGCCCCTCGGCGGCAAGGACCGCGAGGCCGCCATCGCCGCGCTGGCCCGCAACCGGGGCGAGCTGCGCCGCCTGATCGGCCGGGAGCTCACGCTGAAGTACGCGCCCGACCTGCGCTTCCGCATCGACGAGACCTTCGACCGCATGGACGCCGCGCGCGACCTGTTCGGCTCCGAGACGGTTCGCCGCGACGTCGAGGCCGAGGACGAGGGCGAGGACGGCGGAGAGGCCCGGTGA